CGCCACCCGCCGGGCCCTCCTGGAGGCGCTCGCGGGCGGACCGGTGACCGGGCCGGCGCTGGCCGACCGCCTCGGCGTGTCGCGCGCGGCCGTCTGGAACCACGTCGAGGCGCTGCGCGATGCCGGCGTCGCCGTCGAGAGTGCCGCCGCCGGCTACGTCGTGACCGATGTGTCGGGATACTCCGGCGAGGCGATCGCCTACGGCCTCGACGCGCCGTTCGACGTGGAGTACCACGACGCCGTCGGCTCGACGAACGACCGCGCCCGCGAACTCGCGGCCGCGGGCGCGGACGACGTTGCCGTGGTCGCCGACGAGCAGACCGCCTCGCGCGGCCGGCTCGACCGCGAGTGGGTGTCGCCGCCGGGCGGCGTCTGGCTGTCGGTCGTGTGCCGTCCCGAAGTCCCCCCCGCTCATGCCCCGGCGTACACGCTCGCGATGGCCGTCGCGGTGACGCGCGCCTGTCGCGAGACGGGCGTCGACGCGCGGATCAAGTGGCCCAACGACGTGCTCGTCGGCGACGACGAGGGGACCGGGGCGGAACCGACCGAGCGCGGCGGCCGGAAGCTGTGCGGCATCCTCACCGAGATGGAGGGGGAGGCCGACCGCGTCTCCTGGCTCGTCGTCGGCGTCGGCCTCAACGCGAACGTCGACCCCGCGGACCTGCCGGCGTCCGCCGACGCGACGAGCCTGCTGGCCGAGCGCGGCGAGCCGGTCGACCGGCGCGTGCTCGTCCAGCGGATCCTGGAGGAGTTCGACGACCTCCGCGGCGACCTCCGCGGGGCCGTGTCGGCGTGGGAGGAGCACGCCGACACCGTGGGGCGGCGCGTCCGCGTCGAGACCCCCGGCGGCGTCGTGGAGGGCGAGGCCGTCGGGATCGTGTTCCCCGGCGCGCTCGTCGTCGAGACCGAAGAGGGGACCGTCCGGGTGACCGCGGGCGACTGCGAGCACCTGCGGCCGGCCGACCGCTGAACGTCGCGTTCGCTACGTCACGTCGTCGCCTCCGCGGATCCCGAACCGTCACCTCCGGAACGCTCGACCCGTTCCCACGCAAACCTCGTTACGTCGCGTCCGCGACCCGCACCGTGAGCACCGGCACGCTCGAGGACCGGACGACCTTCTCGGCGACGCTGCCCAACAGCAGTCGGTCGATGCCGCCGCGGCCGTGCGTCCCCATCACGATCAGGTCGCAGCCGTTGTCCTCGGCGTAGCGGACGATCTCGCGGCTCGGCGAGCCGTCGATCACCGCCGTCTCGACCGGGACCTCGTAGTCGTCGCCGAGCGCCTCGACCAGCGACACCGCGTCCTCGGCGTCGCCCCGGAGCATCTCGTCGATCCCCTCCCAGCTCGACTCCATCGGCATCCCGGCGTACGACGCCGAGTTGACGACGTACAGCGCGTGGACGGTCGCCCCGTGCTGGACCGCCAGATCGACGGCGTGTCGGACCGCGCGCTCGACGCCGTCGGAGCCGTCGGTCGGAACGAGGATCCGGTCGTACATCCCCATGTGACTGTCTGTCGTACCCAGACGGCGGGGTCGCATTAAGGCTTCGCACGACGGCACCGGCGTCTCGTGGTTTCGTGTTTCGATTCGTAATGCGGGGGTCTGTCGTTCAACTTGGTCGAGCCGACGGCTCGCGGAGAACTGCGTCACACGCGAAAATCGCGAACGGTTCCGGCGCGGTGCCGGGGTCGAGCGCCGTCGACTACAGGCGGCCGACTTCCTCGACGCTCACGCTCTCGACGCCCTCGACGCCGGAGAACGACTCCTCGACGGCCTCGGTGCCGCCGGCGTCGTCGGGGACGACGACCATCGGCAGGAGCGCGACGAGGCCGAACGCGACGTCGTCGCGCTCGACGTTCCGGATCTCCGCGCCCTGCGGGAGCGACTCCTCCAGCTTCTGCTGGAGCTCGTCGAGGTCGATGTCGGGGCTCTGCGGCATGACCTTCATCTTCGCGGCGACCTTCCCCATCGTTACGGCCCCCGGAACCCGCAGTCGGGACACTCGAAGAGGTTGCTCTGCTTGCGGCACTTCGCGCAGCGGCTGATCTGCGTGCCACAGTCGGGGCACTTGAACGTCGCCGCGGCCGTCCCCGCGACGTTGATGCCACAGGAGACGCAGCGTCGCTCGGAACGCTGCTCGGACTCTGACTGGCTCATACGGCTAGAGACCGGCGCGCGGCTTTTAACGGTTGTCTTTCAGACGGCGCGAACGGCCGATCCGGCTTCCGTCATTCGGGCCCTAGTCGTGCGAATCGTTGGCGTACGACTTGCCGGCTGTGGACCGTTGTCGCGTCGACCGCTCACGCGATCACGAGCGGCCCGAGTAACACGCCCATCAGGTGGACCCGTCGGCAGCCGAGCCGGACGGGAACGAAGCCGACCGCGGCCGCGGCGACGAGCACGCCCAGCCCGAACGGGCCGGCGAACGCGAGCGACAGCAGCGCCAGCCCGACGATCACTCCCCCGACCAGCGGGGCGTGCGGGAGTCCGCCGACGACGCGGAGCGCGGCGTCGCCGACCAGCACGACCGCGACGGTTCCGACCGCCCCCGCGACAACCACCGCCGAGAGCAGCGGCGGGAGCGCGGCCGGGACGCCCGCCCCGTCGAGGGCGACGAACACGCCCGAGCGCGTCGCGTCGAACGACCAGTACGCGAACAGCGCGAACACCGCCGTCGCCGTGTTCGCCCCGCTGGTCGCGACGACGTACTCCCGCGCCGGGTCGCGGCCGGCGGTGGCCGGCAGCGCCAGCACGGCCGCCACGCCCGCGGAGACGCCGGGGAGGTACCCGACCGCGGCGCCGCCGCCCGCGCCGGCGGCGGCCGCACCCGTCAGCTCGCGACCGGACAGCCCCAGGCGGGCGTCGGCCTGCGACGGGACGCCGGCGCCGCCGAGCGCGTCGACCAGCACCGGCACGCCGAACAGCCCGGCGAACAGCGGGGCGAGGACCCCGCCGGCGGCGACGAGCGGGTCCGTCGGCGCATCGAGCGTGACCAGTCCAAGCGCCGTCGCGAGCGCGAACGAGAGCGCGCCGGCGAGTCGACGGCGGTTGTTCGACTCGGTGAGCACGAGCAACAGCGCCACTCCCGCGAGCACGACCGGCAGCCACGCGCGTAGATACGGATACGCGACGCGCATCCCCGCGGTGACGACGGCCGCGGCGGGGAGCGCGGTCGCCAGCGCCAGCCCCGACCCGACCGCCGAGAGACGCATCGCCTCACGCCCGCGCCCCTCCGCGACCAACCGATGGCCGGGGAGCGCCGCGGCCGCCATCGCGGCGTCGGGGACCCCGAGCGCCAGCGACGGCACGATGTCGAGGAACGTGTGGACGACGCCGGCGGCCACCATCGCGCAGCCGAGCGGGACCGGCGGGGCGTCCAGCGCCGGCGCCGCGGCCGCCAGGAGGAACGCGAAGTTGTTCGCGTGCAGCCCGGGGACCAGTCCGCTGCAGCAGCCGAGCGCACAGCCCGCGAGCGTGTACGCGAGCAGAACGGTGCCGGCGGGTGGGGCGGCGGCGAGAACTCCGGCGGGCGGGACGACGGCGGGAAGCGGGAACACCGGGACGGAGTGGATCCGTCATCCGGTTTCAACGCTCGGGTCCCGAGCGACGCTCGAAGCTCGACGGGCGAGCCGCCGCGGCCGTCGCTCATATCGGCGGCGCTGTCCCTCGGGAGTAGGCCTCGAAAGAAGTGCGATCTGCGGTCGAGTCGGTCGAGACGAGTGAGCGTCGCCGGCGTCAGCCGAAGAGCTCGCCCAGGCCCTCGCCCGAGCCCTCGTCGTCGTCCTCGTCGTCGTCGTCAGCGGCGGCCTCGTCGGCGGCCTCCTCCTCGGCCTCGTCGTCGCCGTCGTCGGCCTCCGCCTCGTCGGCGGAGCCGCCGGCGGCGCCGGCCGAGGCGCCCGCGGCGGGCGCGGCGGCGGCCGTCTCGATTGCCTCCTCGATGTCGACGTCCTCCAGCGCGGCCACGAGGGCCTTCACGCGGGATTCCTCGACGTCGACGCCGGCGGCTTCCAGCACCGCCGTGACGTTGTCCTCGTTGATCTCCTCGCCCGTCTCGTTCAGGATGAGTGCAGCGTAAACGTATTCCATGGTCCTGTGTAGTTGTCTTATCCGAACATCGCGCCGAGGCCCTCCGCTCCGTCGCCGTCGTCGTCATCGTCGTCGGCGTCGTCGGGCTCGGCTTCCGTGTCCTCGTCGTCGCTCGATTCGTCAGTTTCCTCCTCGGCCTCGGCGGCCGGCTCGGGCGCGGGCGCCTCGACGCCGCGGAGCTCCTCGGGGAGCGCCTCGTCGTCGTCGATGGCGGCCGCGAGCGAGCGCAGCTGCGCGTCGGCGCGGCTCACGAGGTCGGGCATGAGTTCCTCGTCCTCGATGGCCGCGAACAGGCCGACGGACTTCGCCTCGCCGGCGGCCTTGCCGAGCAGGGTGCCCGCGGTGCGGGCGGTCGGGTAGGCGGCGTTGACCGAGAGGTTCCGCGCCGCCGCCGCGGCGGACTGGACGTCCGCGCGGTACTCGTCCACGTCGATGGCGAGCTCGTCCGGCTCGAACAGCACGCCGTCCGCGAAGACGGCGCGCAGGTCCAGCCCGACCTCCTTGGGCTCGATGCCGAGCTCGCCGAGCACGTTGGCGAGTTCCTCCGACACCGCCTCGCCGGCGTCGAGCACGTGCGAGTCGGACATGACCTTGATCGACCCGCCGTCGATCCGGGCGTCCGCGCCGACCTGCTGAAGCTCGCCGACGAACGGACCGGGGTCGACCCCCGTGTCACCCTCGGGGATGACGATGTCGTTCGGGGCGACCTCGCCCGCGCCGATGGGCGCGGACGTCTTCGACGCCTCGAGCTGCTTGTACAGCCCGAAGGGGTTGTCGTTGGTGCCGATGAGGCCGACGTGACCGGAGACGAACTGTCCCAGGTCCTCGACGCCCTCGTCCACCTCGTCGAGCGCGCGCTCGATGAGGGTGTTGCGGGACATCCGCAGCTCGGCCCGCCCGTGCAGGTCGCGGCGCATGTCCTGGAGCTGCCGGCTCGGGATGCCCGTGAGGTCGACGACGCCGACGGCGTCGTACGAGTCGACGAAGTCGGTCAGCTCGGCGACCTCCTGGCGCTTCCACTCCGGAATGGTCTCGGTCTTGCGCTCCTCTGCGGCGCTCATACGGGCACCTCCACGGACGGCCCCATCGTCGTCTTGACGTAGATGCCGTCGATGTTGAGCGGCCCCTTCTCGAGGTCCGCCTCCAGCCGGCGGACGATCACGTCGATGTTGTCGGCGATCTCGTCGGCCGTCATGTCCTCGGCGCCGACGCGCGTGTGGAACGTGCGGCGGTCGCGCGAGCGGATCTGGACGGTGTTTTTCATGCGGTTGACGGTTTCGACGACGTCGTCGTCGGGCTGGAGCGGCGTCGGCATCTTGCCGCGCGGCCCCAGAATGCGCCCGAGGTTGGACGCCACGTCCTGCATCATGTCGGCCTCGGCGATGAAGAAGTCGGTCTCATCGGCGAGATCCTTGGCGTCGTTCTCCTCGGAGGCGAGCTCCGAGAGGTCGTCGCCCGACAGGACTCTGTCGGCTACGTCTTCCGCGCGCAGGGCGGTCTCGCCCTCCGCAATGACGACGATCTGTGTCTCCTGGCCGGTGCCGGCCGGAAGCACGACTTCGTCGTCAACTCGATTCGACGGGTCGTTGAGGTCCAAGTCCCGGAGATTGATCGCCAAATCCACGGTCTCGCGGAAGTTGCGAGGGGGGGCGTCCTCCAGTGCTTGGGATACTGCGTCCTCGATTGAATCTGCCATTTTTCACCTCCGTAGTACGCAGGAATGCTCCTACGGGTCAGTGAAACAGGCGTACGCCTGTCTCACCGTGGAATCCGCCCACGCGACACTTAAGACCGTCGAAGGGGCGAGGGGCGCGAGAGCCGTTCACACGGCCCGCCACGGCGGCGCATGGGCCCGACGTGTCGCCGGCGCCGTCGCTGGCGGGGATGCGGTCGCGAACCGACCGCCGAATCCGGCGGCCGGGGGCGAGAAGTGGAACCGGAGTTACGCCGTCGCTTCCTCGGCGAGGACGTCGTCGTACTCGCCGGCGTCGACGCGGTCGTCGAACGTGCGGGCGTCCTCGCCGTCGATGGTGACGCCGAGGGAGGCGCACGTGCCGCCGACCTCCTTGGCGGCGGCCTTCACGTCGTACGCGAGCAGGTCGGACATCTTCTGCTCGGCCACCTTCTTCACCTGTTCGACGGTCATGTCGGCGACGAAGTCCTTCTGGGGCTCGCCCGAGCCCGTCTCGAAGCCGACCTCGTCCTTGATCAGTTCCGCCGTCGGCGGGACGCCGACCTCGATGCTGAAGGAGCCGTCGTCGTCGTACTCGACGGTGACGGGCACTTCCATGCCGTCGAACGCGGCGGTCTGGTCGTTGATCTCCGAGACGACCGCCTGCACGTCCACCGGCGTCGGACCGAGCTCGGGACCGAGCGGCGGGCCGGGATTGGCCTGGCCGCCGGGAACGAGCACTTCGATGGTTCCAGCCATACGTTCGGATTCCCCGTCGCGTCGTTTAAGGATTGTCTTTGCGACCGCTTCCGGCGATCGCGTGGGTGTGAACCGCTCGCATTCGGGCGCCGGATCAGCGGCGCTTATACCCGCCGGCGACGGCGTCGAACGTATGTCCGTGCCGGACTCGATGGCGTACACGAGGCTGGGCGACACCGGGCTAGAGGTGTCGCGGCTGTGTCTCGGCTGCATGAACTTCGGCAGCGAGCGGCCGTGGATGATGAACGACCGCGACGCGAGCGTCGACCTGATCCACGAGGCGCTCGATCTCGGCATTAACTTCCTCGACACCGCGAACGTCTACTCCACCGGCGAAAGCGAGGAGATCGTCGGCGCCGCCGTCGCCTCCGCGGACCGCGACGAGCTCGTCCTCGCCACGAAGGTCTTCGGCGAGATGCGCGACGGGCCGAACGGCTCGGGGCTCTCGCGCAAACACATTCTCGATCAGGTGGAGGCGAGCCTCGACCGCCTCGACACCGACTACATCGACCTCTACCAGATCCATCGCTGGGACGAGGAAACGCCGATCGAGGAGACCCTCTCCGCGCTCGATCACCTCATCGAGACGGGTCGCGTACGCTACATCGGCGCCTCCACGATGACCGCCTACCAGTTCACGAAGGCCCTCTACACCAGCGACATCGAGGACTACGAGCGCTTCGCCTGCATGCAGCCCGAGTACTCCGCGGTCGCCCGGTACGAGGAGGCGAACCTCCTGGACGTGTGCGAGGGCGAGGGCGTCGGCGTGATCCCGTGGTCGCCGCTGGCGGGCGGCTTCCTCACCGGAAAGTACGACCGGGATTCGGAGCCGACCGACGGCACCCGCGGGGCGGCCTCCGAGTCGGTCCGCGGGTACTTCACCGAGGAGAACTGGGCCGTACTCGACGCCGTCAGGAGCGTCGCCGAGGAGGTCGACGCGACGCCCGCACAGGTGGCGCTCGCGTGGCTGCTCGAACGGGAGGTCGTCACCGCGCCGATCATCGGCCCGCGATCGATCGAGCACCTCCGCGAGAACGTCGGCGCGATCTCGGTCGACCTGAGCCCCGAGCAGGTCGAGCGCATCGCCGAGCCGAAGACGCCGCGGTACCCCGGTCCGTAGCCCGAGCGGTATCCGCCTCTCCCGCCGGGACGATTATCTATCTGCGCCGAGTCCGTGTGTCGCGTGAGCGACGCACACGAGTTCGACGGGATGACGTACACGAAGCTCGGCGACACGGGGCTCGACGTGTCCCGGTTGTGTCTCGGCTGTATGAACTTCGGATCCGGGGAACCGTGGATGATGAACGACCGCGACGCGAGCGTCGACCTGATCCACGAGGCGCTCGATCTCGGGATCAACTTCCTCGACACCGCGAACGTCTACTCCACCGGCGAAAGCGAGGAGATCGTCGGCGACGCCGTCGCCTCCGCCAACCGCGACGAGCTCGTCCTCGCCACAAAGGTGTACTGGGACATGTTCGACGGCCCGAACGGCTCGGGCCTCTCGCGCAAGCACATCCTCGATCAGGTGGAAGCCAGCCTCGACCGACTCGACACCGACTACATCGACCTGTATCAGATCCACCGCTGGGACGACGACACCCCGATCGAGGAGACGCTCGCGGCCCTCGATCACCTCGTCGAGACCGGTCGGGTTCGGTACATCGGCGCCTCCACGATGACCGCCTACCAGTTCACGAAGGCCCTCTACACCAGCGACATCGAGGACTACGAGCGCTTCGCCTGCATGCAGCCCGAGTACAACGCCGTGGACCGCCACGAGGAGGCGAACCTGCTGGAGGTCTGTGCCGGCGAGGACGTGGGCGTGATCCCGTGGTCGCCGCTGGCGGGCGGCTTCCTCACCGGAAAGTACGACCGCGACGACGACACCGAGGAGGGCTACCGAGCCGAGACGGACGAGTACACCCGGAACCGATTCACCGAGGAGAACTGGGCCGTGCTGGACGAGATCCGCGCGATCGCCGACGAACGGGGCGTCACGCCGGCGCAGGTGTCGCTCGCGTGGCCGCTCCACCGCGACGTGGTGGACGCCCCGATCATCGGTCCGGGGTCGAGCGAGCACCTCCGCGAGAACGTCGCCGCCCTCGGCCTCGATCTGACCGACGAGGAGATGACGCGTATCGAGGCGCCCAAGACGCCGCGGTGGCCCGCACCCGGGAAGGACTGAGCCCGCGCGGGCGGTGTCCTCGGCGTGACGGCTTTCGGATCGCGCGAGCACGCGCGGTCGGAGAAGCAGTCCCGTCCGTAGGCGGTACGGTTTTCCCCCAGCACGACAGCCACCCGGCATGGAGACCGAGTCGCTCGTCGAGACGCTGGAGGCGGCGGGCCTGTCGCCGTACCAGGCGGAGGCGTACGTCGCGCTGCTGGAGCTGGGGACGGCGTCGGCGACCGACGTGGCGGAGGCGAGCGGCGTCCCGGCCCCTCGCATCTACGACGTGCTACGGACGCTGGAGGAACGGGAGTACATCGAGACGTACGAGGCCGGCTCGCTGCAGGCCCGGGCACACAGCCCGTCGGTCGTGTTGGAGGACCTCCGGAGCCGGGCCGACCGGCTGGAGGCGGCCGCCGAGGAGGTGGAACAGCGGTGGGAACAGCCCGAGTTGGAGGCCGGCGGCGCCAGCATCGTCACGCGCTTTCGGACCGTCATCGAGCGCGCGGAGGCGTTCATCGAGGACGCGAGCCACCAGATCCTGCTGTCGACGACGACCGCGAACCTCCGACGGCTCGCGCCCGCGCTCCGCGACGCGACCGACCGGGGCGTCTCGGTGCGCGTGTCCGTCCACACCGACGACGCGAACGAGCGGCCGGACCCGAGCCTGTTCGAGGACATCTGCATGGAGGCGCGTCACCGTCCGCTTCCCGCGCCGTTCGTGGCGCTGGCCGACCGGCGACAGGCGTCGTTCGCCCACCACCCGGATTCGTACGACCGGTACGGCGTGCTCGTGAACGACCGGACGCACACGTACGTGTTCTACTGGTACTTCCTCACGACGCTGTGGGAGCCGTGGAAGTCCGTGTACGACGCGAGCGAGCCGGGGCTTCCCATCGAACATCTCGACGTTCGCCACCTCGTTCGCGACCTCCGGGAGCTGGGCTGGCGGGACGCCCCCATTCGCCTCCGCGTCGAAGGGTACGAGACCGACACGGGCGAGGAGTGCACCGTCGAGGGCACCGTCGTCGACGTGCGGGTCCCGTTCGCCTCGGAGGCCGACACCGGCTTCGAGCTGGCCGGACAGGTCACGGTCGACCTCGACGTCGACGGCGAACACGTCAGCGTCGGCGGGTGGGGCGCGATCGTCGAGGACGTCGAGGGAACGAGACTCACGATCGTCGACGCGCCGATCGAGTGAACGAATACACGCGAGCCACACGGCGATCCCCACCGTGCTTCTCCCGTCTGCAGCGTGAATCGACGAGGGGATTCGACAGCACCCGGGTCGGCGGAGTGGTCGCGACCGCGGGCCGCTGAACGGCCGTGACGACGGTTCTCCCGTCGAGCGTCCGCCGTCACATCCCCGCACTGTTGTTAACAACTACTGTTGTAAAAGCCATAGCCTATATTAATGATTGTTCCCTATACCACCCTGATGTCTAACGACAACACACGGAACGGGGTATCGCGGCGGGACTACCTCGCTGCGGCCGGCGGCGCCGGAGCCACGCTCGGGCTTGCAGGCTGTATGGGCGGCGGCAACGGTGACGGCGGTGGCAACGGTGGAGGCGATGACGGCACCGGCGAGCCGATCGACACGGAGCCGCCCGAGGAGGACGTGACCATCCAGATCGCGGCCGACTCCAACTTCGCGAACGCGGCCGAGGACATCAAGGAGACGCTCCACGAGGACGGCGGGCTCCCGGACAACATCTCCATCGAGTTCCTCGCGGGGTCGTTCACGACGGGCGACCGGCGCTCGCAGTACCAGCAGATCCTCTCGGCCGGCCAGGAGCGGCCGACCGTCCTGATGATGGACAACGGGTGGACGATCCCGTTCATCGCGCGCGGCCAGCTCGCGAACCTGAGCGAGGAGCTGCCCGGTTCCATCGTCGACCAGGTGCAAAGCGACTACCTGTCGAACATGGTCGCCACCGCGCAGGACACCGAGGGCGACCTCTACGGGATCCCGCTGTTCGCCGACTTCCCGACCATCCAGTACCGCAAGGACCTGATGCGGGAGGCCGGCTACACGGACGAGGACTTCGACACGTGGGCGACCGAGCCGATGACGTGGTCGGAGTTCTCGACGGTCGTCACCGACACGCTCGAGGCGACCGACACCCAGGACGGCTTCACCTGGCAGGGATCCGCCTACGAGGGACTCGCGTGCTGTGACTTCATCGAGTTCATGGGCTCGCACGGCGGGTCGTACTTCGGCGAGTTCGAGAACTACTTCGGCCCGGTCGGCGACCGCCCGGTCACCGTCGACGAGGAGAACGTGATCAACGCGGTCCGCATGATGCGGACGTTCATCCACGGACAGGACGACGAGCACTCGCTGGAGGGGTACGACCAGATCTCCCCGCAGGCGGTCGTCCAGTACACCGAGGAGCCGTCGCGTGAACCCTTCACGAACGGTAACGTCGTCGCGCACCGCAACTGGCCGTACTCGATCAACATCAACGGCGCCGAGGACGTCTTCGGCGAGGACCTGGGCGTGATGCCGATCCCGTACGCGGTGTCCGAGGAGGACTCCCCGTACAGCTCCATCGGCGGGACCACCTCGGCGCTGGGCGGGTGGCACCTCACCCTCAACCCGAACGCGAACGAGGACCGCAAGCGCGCCGCGCTCCAGCTGTTCCGGGCGCTCCAGGAGGACGAGGTTCGCCTCCGCATGTTCGAGATCGGCGGGTGGACGCCGCCCATCTCGGACCTCATCAACACCGAGCGCACCCGGGAGCTCGAACTCATCGGCCGTTACGTGGACACGCTGCAGGTCGCCGGCGAGGCCGCCCTGCCGCGTCCGGTCACGACCGTCTGGCCCCAGGAGTCGAGCCAGATCGCCAGCGAGGTGAACGACAGCCTGCGCCAGGAGAAGAGCCCGGAGCAGGCGATGACCGACCTGAAGGAGTCGCTGGAGTCGATCGAGAGCCAGGCGTAAGCCGGCCGGCTCCCGCACCACACTTAAGACCATCATTTCCAATTGTTACCAAGACGCATGAGCACAGATCAACAGACGGGCGACCTCCCCGGCGGGACACGGAGCGGGCCGTACGCGAGCGCCGTCCGGTGGATGGAGAACCTGTCGGAGACACAGTA
This genomic stretch from Halobaculum roseum harbors:
- a CDS encoding biotin--[acetyl-CoA-carboxylase] ligase — encoded protein: MDAGVPATRRALLEALAGGPVTGPALADRLGVSRAAVWNHVEALRDAGVAVESAAAGYVVTDVSGYSGEAIAYGLDAPFDVEYHDAVGSTNDRARELAAAGADDVAVVADEQTASRGRLDREWVSPPGGVWLSVVCRPEVPPAHAPAYTLAMAVAVTRACRETGVDARIKWPNDVLVGDDEGTGAEPTERGGRKLCGILTEMEGEADRVSWLVVGVGLNANVDPADLPASADATSLLAERGEPVDRRVLVQRILEEFDDLRGDLRGAVSAWEEHADTVGRRVRVETPGGVVEGEAVGIVFPGALVVETEEGTVRVTAGDCEHLRPADR
- a CDS encoding universal stress protein; this translates as MGMYDRILVPTDGSDGVERAVRHAVDLAVQHGATVHALYVVNSASYAGMPMESSWEGIDEMLRGDAEDAVSLVEALGDDYEVPVETAVIDGSPSREIVRYAEDNGCDLIVMGTHGRGGIDRLLLGSVAEKVVRSSSVPVLTVRVADAT
- a CDS encoding elongation factor 1-beta; the encoded protein is MGKVAAKMKVMPQSPDIDLDELQQKLEESLPQGAEIRNVERDDVAFGLVALLPMVVVPDDAGGTEAVEESFSGVEGVESVSVEEVGRL
- a CDS encoding HVO_2753 family zinc finger protein — its product is MSQSESEQRSERRCVSCGINVAGTAAATFKCPDCGTQISRCAKCRKQSNLFECPDCGFRGP
- a CDS encoding tripartite tricarboxylate transporter permease — protein: MFPLPAVVPPAGVLAAAPPAGTVLLAYTLAGCALGCCSGLVPGLHANNFAFLLAAAAPALDAPPVPLGCAMVAAGVVHTFLDIVPSLALGVPDAAMAAAALPGHRLVAEGRGREAMRLSAVGSGLALATALPAAAVVTAGMRVAYPYLRAWLPVVLAGVALLLVLTESNNRRRLAGALSFALATALGLVTLDAPTDPLVAAGGVLAPLFAGLFGVPVLVDALGGAGVPSQADARLGLSGRELTGAAAAGAGGGAAVGYLPGVSAGVAAVLALPATAGRDPAREYVVATSGANTATAVFALFAYWSFDATRSGVFVALDGAGVPAALPPLLSAVVVAGAVGTVAVVLVGDAALRVVGGLPHAPLVGGVIVGLALLSLAFAGPFGLGVLVAAAAVGFVPVRLGCRRVHLMGVLLGPLVIA
- the rpl12p gene encoding 50S ribosomal protein P1 translates to MEYVYAALILNETGEEINEDNVTAVLEAAGVDVEESRVKALVAALEDVDIEEAIETAAAAPAAGASAGAAGGSADEAEADDGDDEAEEEAADEAAADDDDEDDDEGSGEGLGELFG
- a CDS encoding 50S ribosomal protein L10, producing MSAAEERKTETIPEWKRQEVAELTDFVDSYDAVGVVDLTGIPSRQLQDMRRDLHGRAELRMSRNTLIERALDEVDEGVEDLGQFVSGHVGLIGTNDNPFGLYKQLEASKTSAPIGAGEVAPNDIVIPEGDTGVDPGPFVGELQQVGADARIDGGSIKVMSDSHVLDAGEAVSEELANVLGELGIEPKEVGLDLRAVFADGVLFEPDELAIDVDEYRADVQSAAAAARNLSVNAAYPTARTAGTLLGKAAGEAKSVGLFAAIEDEELMPDLVSRADAQLRSLAAAIDDDEALPEELRGVEAPAPEPAAEAEEETDESSDDEDTEAEPDDADDDDDDGDGAEGLGAMFG
- a CDS encoding 50S ribosomal protein L1 — protein: MADSIEDAVSQALEDAPPRNFRETVDLAINLRDLDLNDPSNRVDDEVVLPAGTGQETQIVVIAEGETALRAEDVADRVLSGDDLSELASEENDAKDLADETDFFIAEADMMQDVASNLGRILGPRGKMPTPLQPDDDVVETVNRMKNTVQIRSRDRRTFHTRVGAEDMTADEIADNIDVIVRRLEADLEKGPLNIDGIYVKTTMGPSVEVPV
- a CDS encoding 50S ribosomal protein L11; translated protein: MAGTIEVLVPGGQANPGPPLGPELGPTPVDVQAVVSEINDQTAAFDGMEVPVTVEYDDDGSFSIEVGVPPTAELIKDEVGFETGSGEPQKDFVADMTVEQVKKVAEQKMSDLLAYDVKAAAKEVGGTCASLGVTIDGEDARTFDDRVDAGEYDDVLAEEATA
- a CDS encoding aldo/keto reductase — encoded protein: MAYTRLGDTGLEVSRLCLGCMNFGSERPWMMNDRDASVDLIHEALDLGINFLDTANVYSTGESEEIVGAAVASADRDELVLATKVFGEMRDGPNGSGLSRKHILDQVEASLDRLDTDYIDLYQIHRWDEETPIEETLSALDHLIETGRVRYIGASTMTAYQFTKALYTSDIEDYERFACMQPEYSAVARYEEANLLDVCEGEGVGVIPWSPLAGGFLTGKYDRDSEPTDGTRGAASESVRGYFTEENWAVLDAVRSVAEEVDATPAQVALAWLLEREVVTAPIIGPRSIEHLRENVGAISVDLSPEQVERIAEPKTPRYPGP
- a CDS encoding aldo/keto reductase — translated: MTYTKLGDTGLDVSRLCLGCMNFGSGEPWMMNDRDASVDLIHEALDLGINFLDTANVYSTGESEEIVGDAVASANRDELVLATKVYWDMFDGPNGSGLSRKHILDQVEASLDRLDTDYIDLYQIHRWDDDTPIEETLAALDHLVETGRVRYIGASTMTAYQFTKALYTSDIEDYERFACMQPEYNAVDRHEEANLLEVCAGEDVGVIPWSPLAGGFLTGKYDRDDDTEEGYRAETDEYTRNRFTEENWAVLDEIRAIADERGVTPAQVSLAWPLHRDVVDAPIIGPGSSEHLRENVAALGLDLTDEEMTRIEAPKTPRWPAPGKD
- a CDS encoding TrmB family transcriptional regulator is translated as METESLVETLEAAGLSPYQAEAYVALLELGTASATDVAEASGVPAPRIYDVLRTLEEREYIETYEAGSLQARAHSPSVVLEDLRSRADRLEAAAEEVEQRWEQPELEAGGASIVTRFRTVIERAEAFIEDASHQILLSTTTANLRRLAPALRDATDRGVSVRVSVHTDDANERPDPSLFEDICMEARHRPLPAPFVALADRRQASFAHHPDSYDRYGVLVNDRTHTYVFYWYFLTTLWEPWKSVYDASEPGLPIEHLDVRHLVRDLRELGWRDAPIRLRVEGYETDTGEECTVEGTVVDVRVPFASEADTGFELAGQVTVDLDVDGEHVSVGGWGAIVEDVEGTRLTIVDAPIE
- a CDS encoding extracellular solute-binding protein: MSNDNTRNGVSRRDYLAAAGGAGATLGLAGCMGGGNGDGGGNGGGDDGTGEPIDTEPPEEDVTIQIAADSNFANAAEDIKETLHEDGGLPDNISIEFLAGSFTTGDRRSQYQQILSAGQERPTVLMMDNGWTIPFIARGQLANLSEELPGSIVDQVQSDYLSNMVATAQDTEGDLYGIPLFADFPTIQYRKDLMREAGYTDEDFDTWATEPMTWSEFSTVVTDTLEATDTQDGFTWQGSAYEGLACCDFIEFMGSHGGSYFGEFENYFGPVGDRPVTVDEENVINAVRMMRTFIHGQDDEHSLEGYDQISPQAVVQYTEEPSREPFTNGNVVAHRNWPYSININGAEDVFGEDLGVMPIPYAVSEEDSPYSSIGGTTSALGGWHLTLNPNANEDRKRAALQLFRALQEDEVRLRMFEIGGWTPPISDLINTERTRELELIGRYVDTLQVAGEAALPRPVTTVWPQESSQIASEVNDSLRQEKSPEQAMTDLKESLESIESQA